From Streptomyces fungicidicus, one genomic window encodes:
- a CDS encoding GNAT family N-acetyltransferase, with protein MPHTASRYLAEGLRVGLRHFTHGDAAEFTARARESKDLHHPWLFPPDSRSAYAAYADRLIGDPAKAGFLVCEKDADGALAGFININNIVEGGFLCGALGYGAFAHAAGRGLMREGLDLVVRHAFGPMRLHRLEINVQPGNAASIALARSCGFRLEGFSPKMLFIDGAWRDHERWALTSDMPGRRGT; from the coding sequence GTGCCGCACACCGCATCCCGTTACCTCGCCGAGGGCCTCCGCGTGGGGCTGCGCCACTTCACCCACGGGGACGCCGCCGAGTTCACCGCCCGCGCCAGGGAGAGCAAGGACCTCCACCACCCCTGGCTGTTCCCGCCGGACAGCCGGTCCGCGTACGCGGCGTACGCGGACCGGCTGATCGGGGACCCCGCCAAGGCCGGGTTCCTGGTCTGCGAGAAGGACGCGGACGGCGCCCTCGCCGGGTTCATCAACATCAACAACATCGTCGAGGGCGGCTTCCTGTGCGGCGCCCTGGGCTACGGGGCCTTCGCGCACGCGGCGGGCCGCGGACTGATGCGCGAGGGCCTGGACCTGGTGGTGCGGCACGCCTTCGGGCCGATGCGGCTGCACCGGCTGGAGATCAACGTGCAGCCGGGCAACGCCGCCTCCATCGCCCTGGCCCGCTCCTGCGGGTTCCGCCTGGAGGGCTTCTCGCCGAAGATGCTCTTCATCGACGGGGCCTGGCGCGACCACGAACGCTGGGCGCTCACCAGCGACATGCCGGGTCGCCGCGGAACCTGA
- a CDS encoding DUF5107 domain-containing protein, giving the protein MEIVTTIRREVLTLPAAHLGPDNPLPALRPLDEMHRVEDRDKEDLPRDMARQIGYEPLRSLLPVRVRDGYDRRREPRPVDALVIENDRLRATVLPALGGRIASLVHKPAGRELLYRNPVFQPANFALNGAWFSGGIEWNIGATGHTTLSCSPVHAARVPAPDGGEMLRLWEWERLRDLPFQVDLWLPDGSDFLYVGVRIRNPHESPVPAYWWSNIAVPEECRVLAPAEEAYHFGYEQRLSRVPVPVHDGVDRTYPPNSTYAADYFYEVPEHRRRWIAALDTGGEGLVQTSTDVLRGRKLFVWGRGPGGRSWQCWLTEPGTGGYCEIQAGLARTQLEHVRLDAGSEVSWLEAYGPFAAPPEGEWTGVLAEAESRLEAVLPRAAVEAAHAAWEPCADTEPGERLATGSGWGALEVLRSGWKLPGTPFDESTLGEEQRPWLHLLRAGSFPGPPTARPPGGTLVARHWRDMLETAPATPLTEYHLGVAQWHAGDRAQAVRSWERGLRHAPAAWPALRCLAVADQEDRHPERAAERYARAFDDLCRERGGDAAWTAVTAALGREAVDALLTAGRTRDARSVWERLDPATRARGRFRLVQAGLLLAEGRREEARAVFDEGFEVADLREGDEAVGRLWAALTGEPLPARYDFRMRPTP; this is encoded by the coding sequence ATGGAGATCGTGACGACGATCCGACGTGAGGTACTGACGCTGCCCGCCGCACACCTGGGCCCCGACAACCCGTTGCCCGCACTGCGGCCCCTCGACGAGATGCACCGCGTCGAGGACCGCGACAAGGAGGACCTGCCGCGCGACATGGCGCGGCAGATCGGCTACGAGCCGCTGCGCAGCCTGCTGCCCGTCCGCGTGCGCGACGGCTACGACCGCCGCCGCGAACCCCGCCCGGTCGACGCCCTCGTGATCGAGAACGACCGGCTGCGCGCCACCGTGCTGCCCGCCCTGGGCGGCCGGATCGCCTCCCTCGTCCACAAGCCCGCCGGCCGCGAACTCCTCTACCGCAACCCGGTGTTCCAGCCCGCCAACTTCGCCCTCAACGGCGCCTGGTTCTCCGGCGGCATCGAATGGAACATCGGCGCCACCGGCCACACCACCCTGTCCTGCTCACCCGTCCACGCGGCCCGCGTCCCCGCCCCCGACGGCGGGGAGATGCTGCGTCTGTGGGAGTGGGAGCGGCTGCGCGACCTGCCCTTCCAGGTCGACCTGTGGCTCCCGGACGGCTCGGACTTCCTGTACGTCGGCGTCCGGATCCGCAACCCGCACGAGAGTCCGGTGCCGGCCTACTGGTGGTCCAACATCGCCGTCCCCGAGGAGTGCCGGGTCCTCGCCCCCGCCGAGGAGGCCTACCACTTCGGCTACGAGCAGAGACTGAGCCGGGTGCCCGTGCCCGTGCACGACGGAGTCGACCGGACGTATCCGCCGAACAGCACCTACGCGGCCGACTACTTCTACGAGGTGCCCGAGCACCGCAGGCGCTGGATCGCCGCCCTGGACACCGGCGGCGAGGGCCTGGTGCAGACCTCGACCGACGTGCTGCGCGGCCGGAAGCTGTTCGTGTGGGGCCGCGGGCCCGGCGGCCGCAGCTGGCAGTGCTGGCTCACCGAGCCCGGCACCGGCGGCTACTGCGAGATCCAGGCCGGACTCGCCCGCACCCAGCTGGAACACGTCCGGCTGGACGCCGGGAGCGAGGTGTCCTGGCTGGAGGCGTACGGGCCGTTCGCCGCGCCGCCCGAGGGGGAGTGGACCGGCGTACTGGCGGAGGCGGAGTCCCGGCTCGAGGCGGTCCTGCCGCGCGCCGCCGTCGAGGCGGCCCACGCGGCCTGGGAGCCGTGCGCCGACACGGAACCCGGCGAGCGGCTCGCCACCGGTTCCGGCTGGGGCGCGCTGGAGGTGCTGCGCTCCGGCTGGAAGCTGCCCGGCACGCCCTTCGACGAGTCCACCCTGGGCGAGGAGCAGCGACCGTGGCTGCACCTGCTGCGCGCCGGTTCCTTCCCGGGGCCGCCCACGGCCCGGCCGCCCGGCGGGACCCTCGTCGCCCGGCACTGGCGGGACATGCTGGAGACGGCCCCCGCCACCCCGCTCACCGAGTACCACCTGGGCGTCGCCCAGTGGCACGCCGGCGACCGGGCGCAGGCCGTGCGCAGCTGGGAGCGGGGACTGCGGCACGCCCCCGCGGCCTGGCCGGCGCTGCGCTGTCTCGCGGTCGCCGACCAGGAGGACCGTCACCCCGAGCGGGCCGCCGAACGCTACGCGCGGGCCTTCGACGACCTCTGCCGGGAGCGCGGCGGGGACGCGGCGTGGACCGCCGTCACCGCCGCGCTCGGCCGGGAGGCGGTGGACGCCCTGCTCACCGCGGGGCGCACCCGGGACGCCCGGTCCGTGTGGGAGCGGCTGGATCCCGCGACCCGGGCCCGGGGGCGGTTCCGGCTGGTCCAGGCGGGGCTGCTGCTCGCCGAAGGACGGCGCGAGGAGGCCCGCGCCGTGTTCGACGAGGGCTTCGAGGTCGCCGACCTGCGGGAGGGCGACGAGGCCGTCGGACGGCTGTGGGCCGCGCTCACCGGCGAGCCGCTGCCCGCCCGGTACGACTTCCGGATGCGTCCCACGCCGTGA
- a CDS encoding VOC family protein gives MEILGATLRVCVDDIESAIPFYERLAGGSALRFERGGVQVAAVGCFLLMSGPATELDVLRKVAATIAVKDVEETRQVLAEMGADILAGPLPSPAGRNLLARHPDGAVYEYVDRPS, from the coding sequence ATGGAGATTCTGGGTGCCACACTGCGTGTCTGCGTCGACGACATCGAGTCCGCCATCCCCTTCTATGAACGGCTGGCGGGCGGCAGCGCCCTCCGGTTCGAGCGGGGCGGCGTCCAGGTCGCGGCGGTGGGCTGCTTCCTGCTGATGAGCGGTCCCGCCACCGAACTGGACGTGCTGCGCAAGGTCGCGGCGACGATCGCGGTGAAGGACGTCGAGGAGACCCGCCAGGTGCTCGCGGAGATGGGCGCGGACATCCTCGCGGGCCCGCTGCCCTCCCCGGCGGGCCGCAATCTGCTCGCCCGGCACCCTGACGGGGCGGTCTACGAGTACGTGGACCGCCCCTCCTGA
- a CDS encoding phage holin family protein: protein MQRLEHLEHLDKHLVDELAQVARETVRDELREQARAQRRRAALYAGSGAAALYAGAAVSLAAGLALALVLPGWAAALITAVILGVLALVLRGAARPAPAGKVPPGAGAAVPPVPSAPPTAGVVPPRPESDPAPGRRD, encoded by the coding sequence ATGCAGCGCTTGGAGCACCTGGAACATCTGGACAAGCACCTGGTCGACGAACTGGCGCAGGTGGCCCGCGAGACCGTGCGCGACGAACTGCGCGAACAGGCGCGGGCACAGCGCCGCAGGGCGGCCCTGTACGCCGGATCGGGCGCCGCCGCCCTCTACGCGGGCGCGGCCGTGTCGCTGGCCGCCGGCCTCGCCCTCGCCCTGGTCCTGCCGGGCTGGGCGGCCGCGCTGATCACGGCCGTGATCCTGGGCGTGCTGGCGCTGGTCCTGCGCGGCGCGGCCCGGCCCGCCCCGGCGGGCAAGGTGCCCCCGGGGGCCGGCGCCGCCGTCCCGCCGGTGCCGTCGGCGCCGCCCACGGCCGGCGTCGTGCCGCCGCGCCCGGAGTCCGACCCCGCGCCCGGCCGCCGGGACTGA
- a CDS encoding TIGR03557 family F420-dependent LLM class oxidoreductase, with product MPQYGYFLSCEQYRPAELIEQARMAEQAGFEALWISDHYHPWNGEQGQSPFVWSVIGALSEAVSLPVGTAVTCPTVRTHPAVVAQAAATAAVMSPGEFRLGVGTGEALNEHILGDAWPPAHVRLEMLEEAIQVMRRLFSGEEVNHHGAHYTVENARLYTVPDEPVPIDISGFGPAATKLAARVGDGYITMMPEAPMVEQYRKGGGGGKPVSGGTKVCYGTDRDACVRTVHRLWANEQLPGELGQVLPSPKHFEQAQTLVTEDMVRGGRVCGDDVDEHVAELRQFADAGFDRVYVSQIGPDLRGFFDLYRTKVLPQLRQAG from the coding sequence ATGCCCCAGTACGGCTATTTCCTCTCGTGCGAGCAGTACCGTCCCGCCGAGCTGATCGAGCAGGCGAGGATGGCCGAGCAGGCCGGGTTCGAGGCCCTGTGGATCTCGGACCACTACCACCCGTGGAACGGCGAACAGGGGCAGAGCCCCTTCGTGTGGTCGGTGATCGGCGCGCTGTCCGAGGCGGTGTCCCTGCCGGTGGGCACGGCGGTGACCTGCCCGACCGTGCGGACGCACCCGGCGGTGGTGGCGCAGGCGGCGGCCACCGCCGCGGTGATGTCGCCCGGGGAGTTCCGGCTCGGCGTGGGCACGGGCGAGGCGCTGAACGAGCACATCCTCGGGGACGCCTGGCCACCCGCGCACGTGCGCCTCGAGATGCTGGAGGAGGCGATCCAGGTGATGCGCCGGCTGTTCTCCGGCGAGGAGGTCAACCACCACGGCGCGCACTACACCGTGGAGAACGCGCGCCTGTACACCGTGCCCGACGAGCCGGTCCCGATCGACATCTCCGGCTTCGGACCCGCGGCGACCAAACTGGCGGCCCGGGTCGGCGACGGCTACATCACGATGATGCCCGAGGCCCCGATGGTGGAGCAGTACCGCAAGGGCGGGGGCGGCGGAAAACCGGTCAGCGGCGGCACCAAGGTCTGCTACGGCACCGACCGCGACGCCTGCGTGCGCACCGTGCACCGGCTCTGGGCGAACGAGCAACTGCCCGGCGAGCTGGGCCAGGTGCTCCCCTCGCCGAAGCACTTCGAGCAGGCCCAGACCCTGGTCACCGAGGACATGGTGCGCGGGGGCCGGGTGTGCGGCGACGACGTGGACGAGCACGTCGCGGAGCTCCGGCAGTTCGCCGACGCGGGTTTCGACCGCGTCTACGTCAGCCAGATCGGCCCCGATCTGCGGGGCTTCTTCGACCTCTACCGCACCAAGGTGCTGCCGCAGCTCCGACAGGCGGGCTGA